In Dyadobacter sp. NIV53, a single window of DNA contains:
- a CDS encoding antitoxin Xre-like helix-turn-helix domain-containing protein: MKTIPDQMMSSLKRKFNNIDMASNFAIVISARKGLRTKVFYDFAEAIHMPEKNLAAIINLSARTISNYKESQKTLEPLYGEHLLKLITLFEKGEQLFGNINEFNYWLQKPFWNSTEKPMDWLSTSGGVDFLNEELDKLAQGYPV, from the coding sequence ATGAAAACTATTCCAGATCAAATGATGAGTAGCCTGAAAAGAAAATTTAACAACATCGATATGGCGAGTAATTTTGCCATTGTTATTTCTGCCCGGAAAGGTTTGCGTACCAAAGTATTTTATGATTTTGCAGAAGCTATCCATATGCCGGAAAAAAACCTGGCTGCAATCATCAATTTGTCTGCCAGAACGATCAGTAACTATAAAGAATCACAGAAAACACTGGAACCGCTTTATGGGGAACATTTGCTTAAACTGATCACCTTATTTGAAAAAGGAGAGCAGCTATTTGGCAACATCAATGAGTTTAATTACTGGCTTCAGAAACCGTTCTGGAATTCGACTGAAAAACCTATGGATTGGCTGAGTACCAGTGGCGGAGTCGACTTTCTGAATGAGGAGCTGGACAAACTTGCCCAGGGTTATCCTGTTTAG
- a CDS encoding RES family NAD+ phosphorylase: protein MLIYRIVHKLYSTTLFASGMKGRWNSTGNKVIYAAESIPLAFLENMVRRQGVGFNDDFKIMIIEIPDEVSIELVSVTDLHADWRNPNDYSKCIPIGDLWYNAGKFMVLKVPSAVMPEAHNYVINTQHADYGKVKLIDVTNLIPDERIENILKKYPKT from the coding sequence ATGCTGATTTACAGAATCGTACACAAACTTTATAGTACAACACTTTTTGCATCAGGAATGAAAGGCCGGTGGAATAGTACCGGCAACAAAGTAATTTACGCAGCAGAATCCATTCCGCTTGCCTTTCTGGAAAATATGGTAAGGCGTCAGGGTGTTGGCTTCAATGACGATTTTAAAATCATGATCATTGAAATTCCTGATGAAGTATCAATCGAACTCGTTTCTGTAACTGACCTACATGCCGATTGGAGAAATCCTAACGATTATTCCAAATGCATTCCTATTGGTGATCTGTGGTACAATGCCGGCAAATTTATGGTTTTAAAAGTTCCTTCGGCAGTGATGCCTGAGGCACATAATTATGTGATCAATACACAGCACGCAGATTACGGAAAGGTTAAACTGATAGACGTAACTAACCTGATCCCCGATGAAAGAATTGAAAATATCCTGAAAAAATATCCCAAAACCTGA
- a CDS encoding malectin domain-containing carbohydrate-binding protein produces MVKIYSPHPNSTKLNFKKLTLLLTLCCSFYMFPGAASAASEMKESSALIFTKPALADGAYMVLQNMDNFPANDQLTFSLIQIPWRRTSPDTTAFNENHDQVKLRIYSKGSENLVVSGLTLSNSAAWKIVSVGGEASPSYPISIAPRGFSEVIIQFIAQDAAPRVKVFHDNLMIASNDATVPNKEVKLTGLFQYKGESNNEPYIPEIIDAFNFKTNPGFVHTDGASDGDSIKANSDEVAAAYFIRADASKAINVYQLAAYHGCCANTETFRYYPKSDNTSLTALFTHTRLDGQSLLPRKNTPLTSLAQGTFSPSFVFGIKAGSFFSDRTLNPDGKISLRFEKVRDSNGNIVPNAYLMGMDYLDNSSTNYDYQDNVYYIDNIRPETGSPHYSNLAATSGSDVNFDATSSESIKATGVTVQNQGTTYPDGSSDPAIEITEVRITGPNASEFSVAPLATTLAIQSSISIDVTFNPTSAGIKNAALLVFYKSGSSPLRIPLYGQGTSNASIVEAVKRIKGGSNTGLTLNGITYEADQAYRTGSIKLDAQVTPSGIEGTDIDALYQTYLSAATDLAQTGYNIPLTNGNYMIRMHLVENFFPSQGSRVFSATMENQQIITSLDIFKEVGYRTAVVKDFNTTVSDGTLNINFVPSVNRVAIAALEIFRLAENPLPVTLIDFTAKKEGQTALLNWSTASETNSKLFEVQRSVNGTNWNVLGEVAAQGESATDFHYSFPDTKPLNGENLYRLKMVDHDESFAYSRIVNLSFENILSSSEETIYPNPVADILTLKVDDWSKVGQVQLYSLTGKLVYQSQQPIADIDVKQLPAGLYVVHIKRTDGSLLTYKVVKN; encoded by the coding sequence ATGGTTAAAATTTATAGTCCTCATCCGAACTCCACTAAGCTGAATTTCAAGAAATTAACACTTCTACTTACTTTATGTTGTTCCTTTTACATGTTCCCCGGCGCTGCATCTGCTGCCAGTGAAATGAAGGAATCTTCCGCTCTGATTTTTACTAAACCTGCCCTGGCCGACGGAGCTTACATGGTTCTACAGAACATGGATAATTTCCCTGCGAATGACCAGTTAACATTTTCTCTGATTCAGATTCCTTGGAGACGAACCAGTCCGGATACTACTGCCTTTAATGAAAACCACGATCAGGTTAAATTAAGGATTTACAGCAAAGGCTCTGAAAATCTTGTTGTTAGCGGTCTGACTTTATCGAATTCAGCTGCCTGGAAAATTGTTTCGGTTGGGGGTGAAGCTTCACCTTCGTATCCAATCTCTATTGCACCAAGGGGTTTTTCGGAAGTTATCATTCAGTTTATAGCACAGGATGCCGCACCAAGAGTGAAGGTATTTCATGATAACCTGATGATAGCTAGTAATGATGCAACAGTACCAAATAAGGAAGTAAAACTTACAGGTTTGTTTCAGTACAAAGGTGAAAGTAACAATGAACCTTACATTCCGGAGATAATTGATGCATTTAACTTTAAAACTAATCCCGGTTTTGTTCACACTGACGGTGCTTCGGATGGGGATAGTATAAAAGCAAATTCTGACGAGGTGGCTGCTGCTTATTTTATCAGGGCAGATGCCAGCAAGGCTATTAATGTATATCAGCTGGCGGCTTATCATGGCTGCTGTGCCAATACAGAGACATTCAGATATTACCCAAAATCTGATAATACAAGCCTGACTGCTTTGTTTACCCATACCAGGCTGGATGGACAATCACTTTTACCAAGAAAAAATACACCTCTTACTTCATTGGCTCAGGGAACATTCAGCCCGTCATTTGTTTTTGGTATTAAAGCAGGTAGTTTTTTCTCAGACAGGACACTAAATCCTGACGGTAAGATTTCACTCAGATTTGAAAAAGTGAGGGATTCAAACGGTAACATTGTCCCGAATGCTTATTTAATGGGAATGGATTATCTGGATAATTCATCAACGAACTACGATTACCAGGATAACGTCTATTACATTGATAATATACGGCCGGAAACCGGATCACCCCATTACTCTAACCTTGCTGCTACAAGCGGATCAGATGTTAATTTTGACGCAACCTCAAGTGAATCTATTAAAGCAACCGGTGTAACGGTCCAGAACCAGGGCACGACTTATCCGGATGGCAGCAGTGACCCCGCTATTGAAATCACAGAAGTAAGGATAACCGGGCCTAATGCAAGTGAATTTTCTGTGGCGCCATTGGCTACAACGCTGGCTATCCAATCCAGTATTTCTATTGATGTAACGTTTAATCCGACTTCGGCAGGCATAAAAAATGCTGCTTTACTGGTATTTTATAAGAGTGGAAGCTCTCCGCTCCGCATTCCGTTATATGGCCAGGGAACAAGCAATGCGTCTATCGTTGAAGCTGTGAAAAGGATCAAAGGTGGTTCAAACACGGGTCTGACATTGAATGGAATCACATACGAGGCAGATCAGGCTTACCGTACTGGTTCTATCAAGCTGGATGCACAGGTTACACCTTCCGGTATAGAAGGAACTGATATTGATGCATTATACCAAACCTATTTATCGGCAGCTACGGACCTGGCCCAAACGGGATATAATATTCCGCTTACCAATGGCAATTACATGATCCGCATGCACCTTGTCGAAAACTTCTTCCCATCGCAGGGATCGAGGGTATTTAGTGCAACAATGGAAAATCAGCAGATTATTACAAGTCTTGATATATTTAAAGAAGTAGGATACAGAACGGCTGTTGTGAAAGATTTTAATACAACGGTAAGCGACGGAACGCTGAATATCAACTTTGTGCCTTCGGTAAATAGGGTTGCTATTGCGGCTCTGGAAATATTCAGACTGGCGGAAAACCCGCTTCCGGTTACTCTTATTGACTTTACTGCGAAAAAAGAAGGACAGACAGCCTTGTTGAACTGGAGTACAGCTTCGGAAACCAACAGTAAACTTTTCGAGGTGCAACGCAGTGTAAACGGTACAAACTGGAATGTATTGGGCGAGGTTGCCGCACAAGGTGAAAGCGCAACCGATTTCCATTATTCCTTCCCGGATACCAAACCGCTCAACGGCGAAAATTTGTATCGACTTAAAATGGTGGATCACGATGAAAGTTTTGCGTATTCAAGAATCGTAAATCTGAGCTTCGAAAATATATTATCTTCATCAGAAGAAACAATATACCCAAATCCGGTCGCAGATATACTGACGCTTAAAGTAGATGACTGGAGTAAAGTTGGCCAGGTGCAGTTGTACAGCCTGACTGGTAAACTGGTATATCAGTCGCAGCAGCCAATAGCCGATATTGATGTAAAACAGCTTCCGGCTGGTTTGTATGTAGTGCATATAAAACGTACGGACGGCAGCCTGCTTACTTACAAAGTGGTTAAAAACTAA